In the genome of Mytilus edulis chromosome 3, xbMytEdul2.2, whole genome shotgun sequence, one region contains:
- the LOC139517377 gene encoding uncharacterized protein, producing MTTTLKKYQKHSNQRGELFDFFYIRSLVNLMSNNEEKFDDDTDGRMLFDAIRKGKQHLVRFILEASPGNIVNARDFNGKTPLIVACTIKEELRRTSVSRLLLFHGGDVNLADDNGRTPLSYACEKRCNDLVEVFVKHRDIDPDTTDDKGNSPLLYCTMVGNDIGTNSLVRHFRRLGLKVDNGNKEGFTPIVMAARNGFISCARILFQQGQASLCVRDPVNDMTVEELLEKNGFTLDDLLPFERQQEAKRRFKKVITFAKLMKGLSSSRQDTGYDRSAFPRRSLEPVTDKFDKERFPPPRRSNLRSVPLPPVKLSPKIKAKGKIKKSLRRDRIVSKPNGKSVIPAIGSERRNNKGFHNVDIQAYENFCTKDSSDSDNTEVETCSENDEESDLESTSDESI from the exons ATGACCACTACTTTAAAGAAGTACCAGAAACATTCTAACCAGCGAGGTgaactatttgattttttttacatccgTTCCTTAGTAAACCTGATGTCAAATAACGAGGAAAAGTTTGATGATGACACAGATGGGAGAATGTTGTTCGATGCCATTAGAAAAGGAAAACAACACTTAGTGAGGTTTATTCTTGAAGCATCTCCAGGAAATATTGTCAATGCCAGAGATTTCAACGGGAAAACTCCCTTGATTGTAGCATGTACTATTAAG GAGGAGTTGAGACGTACTTCGGTATCCCGACTTTTACTCTTTCATGGCGGAGACGTCAATCTTGCTGATGATAATGGTAGAACACCACTGAGTTACGCCTGTGAAAAAAGATGCAACGACCTTGTAGAAGTCTTTGTTAAACACAGAGACATAGATCCCGACACGACAGATGATAAAG GAAACAGTCCATTGCTGTACTGTACAATGGTTGGTAATGATATAGGAACCAATTCCTTGGTTCGACACTTCCGGAGGCTAGGTTTAAAAGTTGATAATGGAAACAAAGAGGGGTTTACACCCATAGTTATGGCTGCTAGAAATGGATTTATTTCATGTGCTAGGATCTTATTTCAACAAGGACAGGCCTCTTTGTGCGTACGTGACCCAGTCAATGATATGACCGTAGAAGAATTATTGGAGAAGAATGGCTTTACACTTGACGACTTGCTTCCATTCGAGAGACAACAGGAAGCGAAAAGAAGATTTAAGAAGGTTATCACGTTTGCAAAGCTGATGAAAGGATTATCATCCTCCCGACAGGACACTGGATATGATCGATCAGCTTTTCCAAGAAGATCGCTCGAACCGGTTACCGACAAGTTTGATAAAGAGCGTTTCCCTCCACCACGTCGATCAAATCTAAGATCAGTACCACTTCCACCTGTTAAGCTTTCTCCCAAAATCAAAgcaaaagggaaaataaaaaagTCTTTGCGACGGGATCGAATTGTTTCAAAACCAAATGGAAAATCAGTAATACCTGCAATCGGCAGTGAACGGCGGAATAATAAGGGGTTTCACAATGTCGACATACAAGCTTATGAAAATTTTTGTACGAAAGATAGCTCTGATTCTGATAACACTGAGGTTGAGACATGTTCCGAGAATGACGAAGAATCAGACTTAGAAAGCACAAGCGACGAGAGCATATAA
- the LOC139517378 gene encoding uncharacterized protein isoform X1 codes for MDKMPNKQGRKKLCSPLDAVINNNSLILSREITNEKSATTLERSHTMSLLKDSYFNVNEAPSLPEDKEYHVFFSYEYANRDRNWVKAVVRELENKGFKCCVYEKDKNQSQSFSSNIQHFIGKSMRIVIVLSNTYINGDWAKMELEILSRGNVNDLVFIPVLIEPCNIPPFLKDCMFINATCKQVKWWDQFLELIRGACPQLPPKKKYHAFFAHTSRNKPWVADVVKMLESPKVGIVCCYPARNFKKGQSKRESIEHALRRSEKVVVVISDDFVNQEWRLYYENKVRSKDIIPVIVEDSYIPPALDECEAIDARSDEFHWLPSLFSAITDSVYVPSVTSLSRDDPDYASTSLSDISEKSQTISVV; via the exons ATGGATAAAATGCCGAATAAGCAAGGGCGGAAAAAACTGTGTTCACCGCTTGATGCTGTCATTAACAATAATTCTCTTATCCTTTCCAGAGAAATAACTAATGAGAAGTCTGCAACAACACTGGAAAGATCACATACAATGTCGCTTTTAAAAGATTCGTATTTTAATGTAAATGAAGCACCTTCCTTACCTGAAGACAAGGAATACCACGTCTTCTTCAGCTACGAATATGCCAATCGTGACAGAAACTGGGTAAAAGCTGTAGTTCGGGAACTAGAAAATAAAGGTTTCAAGTGTTGTGTCTATGAAAAGGATAAAAATCAGAGCCAATCATTTTCTTCAAACATTCAGCATTTTATTGGCAAATCCATGAGGATTGTTATAGTTTTATCGAATACTTACATTAACGGTGACTGGGCAAAAATGGAATTGGAAATTTTGTCTCGAGGAAACGTCAACGATTTAGTCTTCATTCCCGTATTGATCGAACCTTGTAATATTCCACCGTTTCTAAAAGACTGTATGTTCATTAACGCTACTTGCAAGCAAGTTAAATGGTGGGATCAATTTTTGGAGCTGATTCGAGGCGCTTGTCCTCAATTACCTCCAAAGAAAAAGTACCACGCGTTTTTCGCACACACATCTAGAAACAAGCCATGGGTTGCAGATGTAGTGAAAATGCTTGAATCACCCAAGGTTGGAATAGTTTGCTGTTATCCCGCCAGAAATTTCAAAAAAGGACAATCAAAACGAGAATCAATAGAACACGCGTTGAGACGTTCAGAAAAGGTAGTTGTCGTCATCTCAGATGATTTTGTCAATCAAGAATGGAGACTTTACTATGAAAATAAGGTTCGCAGTAAAGATATAATACCGGTGATTGTTGAAGATAGCTACATCCCACCTGCTTTAGACGAATGTGAAGCAATAGATGCAAGATCAGACGAGTTTCATTGGTTACCAAGCCTATTTTCAGCTATTACGGACAGTG TATATGTGCCATCTGTGACAAGTTTATCTAGAGATGATCCAGACTACGCCTCCACCAGTTTATCAG ATATTAGCGAAAAGAGTCAAACAATATCGGTTGTTTAA
- the LOC139517378 gene encoding uncharacterized protein isoform X2, with protein sequence MDKYKILQLATFDIRYITLRRREITNEKSATTLERSHTMSLLKDSYFNVNEAPSLPEDKEYHVFFSYEYANRDRNWVKAVVRELENKGFKCCVYEKDKNQSQSFSSNIQHFIGKSMRIVIVLSNTYINGDWAKMELEILSRGNVNDLVFIPVLIEPCNIPPFLKDCMFINATCKQVKWWDQFLELIRGACPQLPPKKKYHAFFAHTSRNKPWVADVVKMLESPKVGIVCCYPARNFKKGQSKRESIEHALRRSEKVVVVISDDFVNQEWRLYYENKVRSKDIIPVIVEDSYIPPALDECEAIDARSDEFHWLPSLFSAITDSVYVPSVTSLSRDDPDYASTSLSDISEKSQTISVV encoded by the exons AGAAATAACTAATGAGAAGTCTGCAACAACACTGGAAAGATCACATACAATGTCGCTTTTAAAAGATTCGTATTTTAATGTAAATGAAGCACCTTCCTTACCTGAAGACAAGGAATACCACGTCTTCTTCAGCTACGAATATGCCAATCGTGACAGAAACTGGGTAAAAGCTGTAGTTCGGGAACTAGAAAATAAAGGTTTCAAGTGTTGTGTCTATGAAAAGGATAAAAATCAGAGCCAATCATTTTCTTCAAACATTCAGCATTTTATTGGCAAATCCATGAGGATTGTTATAGTTTTATCGAATACTTACATTAACGGTGACTGGGCAAAAATGGAATTGGAAATTTTGTCTCGAGGAAACGTCAACGATTTAGTCTTCATTCCCGTATTGATCGAACCTTGTAATATTCCACCGTTTCTAAAAGACTGTATGTTCATTAACGCTACTTGCAAGCAAGTTAAATGGTGGGATCAATTTTTGGAGCTGATTCGAGGCGCTTGTCCTCAATTACCTCCAAAGAAAAAGTACCACGCGTTTTTCGCACACACATCTAGAAACAAGCCATGGGTTGCAGATGTAGTGAAAATGCTTGAATCACCCAAGGTTGGAATAGTTTGCTGTTATCCCGCCAGAAATTTCAAAAAAGGACAATCAAAACGAGAATCAATAGAACACGCGTTGAGACGTTCAGAAAAGGTAGTTGTCGTCATCTCAGATGATTTTGTCAATCAAGAATGGAGACTTTACTATGAAAATAAGGTTCGCAGTAAAGATATAATACCGGTGATTGTTGAAGATAGCTACATCCCACCTGCTTTAGACGAATGTGAAGCAATAGATGCAAGATCAGACGAGTTTCATTGGTTACCAAGCCTATTTTCAGCTATTACGGACAGTG TATATGTGCCATCTGTGACAAGTTTATCTAGAGATGATCCAGACTACGCCTCCACCAGTTTATCAG ATATTAGCGAAAAGAGTCAAACAATATCGGTTGTTTAA